One Scomber scombrus chromosome 4, fScoSco1.1, whole genome shotgun sequence genomic region harbors:
- the LOC133978707 gene encoding B-type lectin plumieribetin-like yields MSRNYLSKNDELRRGDYLMSNNGQWKAVFQDDGNFVIHGWKPVWASDTDGLDATRLCMQADCNLVMYNKANQPRWQTSSAKPEGNMCHLYLTDDGKLVLDRKSDQIWTSANSKGMK; encoded by the exons ATGAGCAGGAACTACTTGTCCAAAAATGATGAGCTCCGCAGAGGAGACTACCTGATGTCCAACAACGGACAGTGGAAAGCTGTCTTCCAG GACGATGGCAACTTTGTCATCCATGGCTGGAAGCCAGTATGGGCCTCTGACACTGATGGACTGGATGCAACCCGCCTGTGCATGCAGGCTGACTGCAACCTGGTCATGTACAACAAGGCTAACCAACCCAGGTGGCAAACAAGCTCtgccaaacctgaaggtaacaTGTGCCATCTTTACCTGACAGATGACGGCAAACTGGTGCTGGACAGGAAGTCTGATCAGATCTGGACCTCTGCTAACTCCAAAGGCATGaagtaa